One stretch of Muribaculum intestinale DNA includes these proteins:
- a CDS encoding helicase-related protein, producing MANALIDNSEQFKLVKYIKELVSRPDCNHIMIATGYWDLPGTALVYEELKDFFSRGGKLDLLIGQEPQLQYYQASREAHQFPDFYIQRDVESLTDEYKPIGKLIIDNALTEENPDGKFEIRVYGQGEHKEFLHAKCYIFLGNGLGTGIIGSSNFTAKGLQSNAELNYLEENSNCVTADFTLYSNTKSHKAWFEELWQNSELWSGKFIKNILKPSPIGVEIEKDNETENPLTPYDVYIKYLQLQFGDMVDANTSEILKSYLPPSFNTLEYQLDAVKQCFSVMKRFGGFILGDVVGLGKTVVGVLLIRHFLENAESLGRARKVLIVTPPAIKKAWEKTIQDFDNDNPRNNIGLCVEFVTTGSIGKITDELEDVDDVDDSDEIDNIEVGNYGLVLIDESHNFRNSDTQKYKAIDDLIGIINPTPYVALLSATPQNNSPKDLYNQIRLFQRTPNNSNLPNVEGGKLDSLFNAMERRFKEARAISQDTDEGKIQARTIVKEVSEKIRNSVLNDLVVRRTRTDIRNLYGEDAELLKFPTVKGPHKLEYKMDEELSKLFSDTVDAICPPALGESFDPNKHIGFYRYAAITHFVDEGNKKLYEKRNLTVDSITQRLQRIMRILLVKRLESSLAAFKKTLENLNRYNEVMIDMLQHDCVFICPDIDVNKLHNESKGNFAAFKTAVETIIARKGGNNRCFKSSDFKESYLADLQNDKLLIDSLLERWRENTEDPKFDRFKDAINPELFNPEINNPSGANKPRLVIFTEAIDTLKSLERALKAKGHKVLSISAGNRTERQEEIEANFDANCKPDKRRDDYDVIVTTEVLAEGVNLHRSNVILNYDAPWNATRLMQRIGRVNRIGSTENFVHVFNFFPSDEGNSQIRLIEKAYAKLQSFHEMFGEDNKVFSEREELVEHDLQHFVDGDESPFGPFIKELKAFRDNSSERYDYIASVDANGLGGVLEIRDENAHGIFVFTDDSQELISVDVEKTQEDTSSNIISSLSTMQRLKCEPDAEFFNMQCDDTLAEIAKRAYQKHVAHYITAADSSRKSANALAVLSSLRSRSDVTQESKKLLKQIEKLVRAKDNYVIKQVMRFENYQGSLFGANDDINALLDTALSNLAHRAQAKRGDAKLVIYSETKYNN from the coding sequence ATGGCGAATGCCTTAATAGATAATTCCGAGCAGTTTAAGCTCGTCAAATATATTAAAGAGTTGGTCTCACGACCTGATTGTAATCATATTATGATTGCGACTGGTTATTGGGACTTACCCGGCACTGCTTTAGTCTATGAAGAACTTAAGGACTTTTTTTCAAGGGGTGGGAAACTTGACTTACTGATAGGTCAGGAGCCACAATTGCAATATTATCAAGCCTCTCGTGAGGCGCATCAATTCCCGGATTTCTATATTCAGAGAGATGTCGAATCTCTTACCGATGAGTATAAACCCATTGGTAAGCTGATTATTGATAATGCCTTGACAGAAGAGAATCCGGATGGAAAGTTTGAGATTCGTGTGTATGGTCAGGGGGAACATAAAGAATTCCTCCATGCTAAGTGTTACATTTTTCTTGGTAATGGATTAGGAACCGGTATTATCGGCAGCTCGAACTTTACAGCAAAAGGTCTTCAGAGTAATGCGGAATTGAACTACCTTGAAGAAAATAGCAACTGCGTTACAGCAGATTTCACACTATATTCAAATACGAAATCTCACAAAGCATGGTTTGAGGAGCTATGGCAGAACAGCGAATTATGGTCTGGCAAGTTTATTAAAAATATTCTTAAGCCATCACCTATCGGTGTAGAAATTGAGAAAGACAATGAGACTGAAAATCCTCTTACTCCTTACGATGTCTATATCAAGTATCTACAATTGCAATTTGGAGATATGGTAGATGCGAATACATCTGAAATTCTTAAATCCTATTTGCCACCGTCATTCAATACTCTTGAATATCAGCTTGACGCGGTAAAACAATGCTTCTCGGTGATGAAACGATTTGGGGGTTTTATTCTTGGTGATGTTGTAGGACTTGGCAAAACTGTTGTAGGTGTATTGCTTATCCGTCATTTCCTTGAAAATGCCGAATCTCTCGGTCGCGCTCGTAAAGTGCTGATTGTAACTCCGCCAGCGATTAAGAAAGCATGGGAAAAGACAATCCAGGATTTTGACAATGATAATCCTCGTAATAATATTGGTCTATGTGTCGAATTTGTGACAACCGGAAGCATCGGTAAAATTACTGATGAATTGGAGGATGTCGATGATGTTGATGATAGTGACGAAATTGATAACATTGAGGTTGGGAACTATGGTTTGGTACTAATTGACGAGAGCCACAATTTCCGCAACTCTGATACTCAAAAATACAAGGCGATTGATGACCTGATTGGCATTATCAATCCCACTCCCTACGTTGCACTATTATCTGCAACTCCACAGAATAACTCGCCTAAAGATCTTTATAATCAAATACGCTTATTTCAACGCACACCCAACAACTCTAACTTGCCTAATGTCGAGGGTGGCAAGCTTGACTCTCTATTTAATGCGATGGAAAGACGCTTTAAAGAAGCACGAGCCATTTCTCAGGATACAGATGAGGGTAAAATTCAAGCACGCACTATTGTTAAGGAGGTCTCAGAAAAAATCCGAAACAGTGTCCTTAATGACCTCGTAGTTCGTCGTACCCGTACCGATATTAGAAATCTATATGGAGAAGATGCAGAATTACTGAAGTTCCCCACTGTCAAAGGGCCACATAAGCTCGAATATAAGATGGATGAGGAACTATCAAAGCTCTTTTCTGATACCGTAGATGCCATATGTCCTCCTGCCTTAGGAGAGTCTTTTGACCCGAATAAACATATCGGCTTTTACCGTTATGCCGCAATTACACACTTCGTCGATGAGGGCAACAAGAAACTGTATGAGAAACGAAACCTTACGGTTGATAGCATTACGCAAAGACTTCAGCGTATTATGCGGATTCTATTGGTAAAGCGTCTGGAAAGCAGTCTTGCCGCATTCAAGAAGACGCTTGAAAATCTGAACCGATACAATGAGGTTATGATAGATATGCTCCAACACGACTGTGTATTTATATGTCCTGATATAGATGTAAACAAATTGCACAACGAGTCCAAGGGTAATTTTGCCGCTTTCAAAACTGCGGTAGAAACTATCATAGCTCGTAAAGGTGGTAACAACAGGTGTTTTAAGTCCTCTGATTTTAAGGAATCGTATCTCGCAGACTTGCAAAATGACAAACTACTTATCGATTCTTTACTTGAACGGTGGAGAGAAAACACGGAAGATCCAAAATTCGACCGGTTCAAGGACGCTATAAATCCCGAACTTTTCAATCCTGAAATTAATAATCCATCGGGAGCGAATAAACCTCGCTTAGTTATATTTACTGAAGCTATTGACACTCTCAAATCATTGGAGAGAGCATTGAAAGCTAAAGGTCATAAAGTTTTGAGTATTTCGGCAGGGAATCGGACTGAAAGACAAGAAGAAATTGAAGCCAACTTCGATGCAAACTGTAAGCCGGATAAGCGTCGTGATGATTACGATGTTATCGTTACAACCGAAGTTCTTGCTGAGGGAGTGAATCTACACCGTTCTAATGTCATTCTCAATTATGATGCACCATGGAACGCGACACGTTTGATGCAGCGCATAGGTCGTGTGAACCGAATAGGCTCTACTGAAAACTTTGTCCATGTATTCAACTTCTTCCCATCAGACGAAGGCAACAGTCAAATTCGTCTGATTGAAAAAGCATACGCTAAACTCCAGTCTTTCCATGAGATGTTTGGCGAAGATAATAAGGTTTTCAGTGAGCGCGAAGAACTTGTTGAGCATGACCTGCAACATTTCGTTGATGGTGATGAATCTCCGTTTGGGCCATTTATCAAAGAACTGAAAGCATTTCGGGATAATTCATCGGAACGATATGATTATATCGCCTCCGTAGATGCTAACGGACTTGGAGGTGTTTTAGAGATTCGTGATGAAAACGCTCATGGTATTTTCGTATTCACAGACGACTCGCAAGAATTGATTTCAGTAGATGTAGAGAAAACTCAGGAAGATACTTCTTCTAACATAATCTCCTCATTGTCTACTATGCAGCGATTGAAATGTGAGCCTGATGCGGAGTTTTTCAATATGCAATGTGATGACACACTTGCTGAAATAGCTAAGCGAGCCTATCAAAAACACGTTGCCCACTATATTACAGCCGCTGATTCAAGCAGAAAGTCTGCGAATGCACTTGCCGTGTTATCATCCTTACGCTCTCGTTCGGATGTGACACAAGAGTCGAAAAAACTCTTAAAACAGATTGAAAAACTTGTCAGAGCAAAAGATAACTATGTCATCAAACAGGTTATGAGATTCGAGAACTACCAAGGTTCGCTCTTTGGTGCTAATGACGATATAAATGCTTTGCTTGATACAGCTCTATCAAATTTAGCTCACCGCGCTCAAGCGAAACGTGGAGACGCTAAACTAGTAATTTATTCTGAAACGAAATACAATAACTAA
- a CDS encoding ISAs1 family transposase, with amino-acid sequence MQIEIFSKVKDPRDLGKVKHELEDVLRMALIGVLCDCEDCDDISDMVTDREEEFKAAGLLKLSNGVPCGDTILRVVESVNPAQLRASLDCCRGHIIESLCGNQVIIDGKKLRGENPRSPGCHGLYILNAWVSETEICVAEKPVDGKTNELTVLPSVLSSLWLTGALVSVDAMGTHRNIAEQIMLQGGDYLMALKDNQPILKSLTESIFSRTTPLSVYTTEEKGHGRVEKRTCSIMDTTLLEQEGMYEKWPGLKRIIKMERERTENGARSRETIYYLSSVEKDEASYYAMRIRAHWGIENKLHWHLDVTFREDMCRVRAKNGAVNFSAMRKYALEMLKKQNDKLSLKRRRKKCMWSTEYLYKVFKDS; translated from the coding sequence ATGCAAATAGAAATTTTCAGCAAAGTAAAAGACCCGCGTGACTTGGGCAAGGTTAAACATGAGCTCGAGGATGTGCTCCGAATGGCACTCATCGGCGTGTTGTGTGATTGTGAGGACTGTGACGACATATCGGATATGGTTACAGACCGAGAGGAAGAATTCAAGGCCGCCGGATTGCTGAAGCTTAGCAACGGCGTCCCGTGTGGTGACACGATACTTCGTGTTGTAGAGTCTGTCAATCCCGCTCAGCTCCGGGCAAGTCTTGATTGCTGCCGAGGCCACATAATCGAATCCCTGTGCGGCAATCAGGTCATCATTGACGGTAAGAAACTGCGGGGTGAAAATCCCAGGAGTCCCGGATGCCACGGACTGTATATCCTCAATGCGTGGGTATCTGAAACAGAAATCTGCGTTGCCGAAAAGCCGGTGGATGGCAAGACCAACGAACTTACGGTTCTGCCGTCCGTATTGTCCTCTTTATGGCTTACAGGGGCATTGGTTTCAGTCGACGCAATGGGGACCCACCGTAATATCGCAGAACAGATCATGCTCCAGGGCGGCGACTATCTGATGGCGCTTAAAGACAATCAGCCGATACTCAAGAGCTTGACGGAAAGTATCTTTAGTAGGACTACTCCATTATCGGTATACACAACCGAGGAAAAGGGGCACGGAAGAGTTGAGAAGAGAACCTGTTCAATTATGGATACGACACTTTTGGAACAGGAGGGAATGTACGAGAAGTGGCCCGGTCTTAAACGTATCATAAAGATGGAGCGTGAGCGTACTGAGAACGGTGCCCGCTCGCGTGAAACAATCTACTATCTCAGCAGCGTGGAGAAAGATGAGGCTTCTTACTATGCGATGCGTATTCGTGCGCACTGGGGTATCGAGAACAAACTGCACTGGCATCTCGACGTGACGTTTCGGGAAGATATGTGCCGCGTACGCGCCAAGAATGGCGCTGTCAATTTTTCAGCGATGCGCAAGTATGCATTGGAAATGCTTAAAAAGCAGAACGATAAACTCAGCCTTAAACGAAGACGCAAAAAATGTATGTGGAGCACTGAATATCTGTACAAAGTCTTTAAGGATAGTTAA
- a CDS encoding helix-turn-helix domain-containing protein, whose translation MQSTLQNINPSTLLFVVPEEEWRNLHDMLEQIIDLITRRNANDANCEWIESEAARKLLGISPKTWQNYRDQRLIPFSQIGRKIYVNRADLDAFLRKHRIAPRK comes from the coding sequence ATGCAAAGCACCCTGCAAAATATCAACCCCTCGACACTGCTGTTCGTAGTGCCGGAAGAAGAATGGCGCAACCTCCATGACATGCTGGAGCAAATCATCGACCTCATCACCCGGCGCAACGCCAATGACGCCAACTGCGAATGGATAGAATCCGAAGCAGCCCGCAAGCTCCTCGGCATCTCCCCCAAGACGTGGCAGAACTACCGCGACCAACGCCTCATCCCCTTCTCGCAGATAGGCCGCAAAATCTACGTCAACCGCGCCGACCTCGACGCTTTCCTCCGTAAGCATCGCATCGCGCCGAGAAAATAG
- a CDS encoding TOTE conflict system archaeo-eukaryotic primase domain-containing protein, with protein MALFRSLFQGREDVFARRWFSSSLGKSGYQPVCDREWNREYCDKKKYKCAECPNREFQTLGYNDIYRHLEGKDSNGRDVVGVYAILPDNSCRFLCCDFDDKSCEHGYQKDVLAYVNVCRDWGVPAYIERSRSGNGAHVWILFDEHIKAQTARRLGNAILTEAMEREGRMSFKSYDRFFPNQDFMPTGGFGNLVALPLQGRARKDGNSVFVDDDFIPFSDQWAYLQRMKKMTAAEIEMLVPRHDREPLGELSKSSESAPWERPLPRPMYKADFPKRIAIVRSSGIYIPTKELSAKAINYLKRLAAFKNPEFYAKLGMRLHVYNLPRIISCSEITDDYLIVPRGCEESAIDFLRENNVDVEIQDKANPGLPIAVEFNGQLYSEQEQAIEELARHRCGTLYATTAFGKTVTAAAMIARKKVNTLILVHTKALLEQWRKRLSEYLITDFRPEEQHKGRGRRKKFQQFGALSSTENTLNGKIDIALLQSCINDNEVKPFVREYGMVIVDECHHTPAFNFERVLREVNAHYVYGLTATPIRKDGHQPIIFMQCGEIRYTADSKAQQVQQSFQRLLIPRFTSYRNLNADGSNYAQILDELIENESRNKLILDDVAANLAEGRTPIILTARTAHVDILTEQCSKICPNVIRLVGNDSAKAKREVMSRLNDIPANEPLIVVATGKYVGEGFDLPRLDTLMLALPVSWKGLIAQYTGRLHRNYPGKNETRIYDYIDLRVPVCDSMYRKRLHGYKAVGYSIAVANEGLFAETATEAIFDAVNFEQPFHTDFASAKRSIVISTTRLRWIRTPRVIDLLAATSLRGVSITIVISETGHREAELQAMGFNIINRPECRMQCAIIDQRIGWYGSVNLVGRSLADTNVIRMVSSDLANALMDALRL; from the coding sequence GTGGCACTCTTTCGCAGTTTGTTTCAAGGACGTGAGGATGTGTTTGCCCGTAGATGGTTTAGCTCCTCGTTAGGTAAAAGCGGTTACCAGCCGGTATGCGATCGGGAATGGAATCGGGAGTATTGCGACAAGAAAAAGTATAAATGTGCGGAATGTCCCAACCGCGAATTTCAGACGTTGGGCTACAATGACATTTATCGGCATCTTGAAGGGAAAGACTCAAATGGACGTGATGTAGTCGGCGTTTATGCTATTTTGCCAGATAACAGTTGCCGGTTTCTTTGCTGTGACTTTGATGACAAAAGCTGTGAACATGGCTATCAGAAGGATGTGTTGGCATACGTCAATGTTTGCCGTGACTGGGGTGTTCCGGCTTATATCGAGCGATCTCGCTCCGGCAATGGTGCTCATGTTTGGATTCTGTTTGACGAACATATAAAAGCTCAAACGGCACGGCGATTGGGCAATGCAATTCTAACAGAGGCGATGGAACGGGAGGGAAGAATGTCTTTCAAATCATACGACCGATTCTTTCCTAACCAAGACTTTATGCCTACGGGTGGATTCGGCAACCTCGTGGCTTTGCCGCTACAAGGGAGGGCACGTAAAGACGGCAATAGCGTGTTTGTTGATGATGACTTCATACCATTCTCTGACCAATGGGCATATCTGCAAAGAATGAAGAAGATGACAGCCGCAGAGATTGAGATGTTAGTGCCGAGACATGACAGGGAGCCGCTTGGCGAATTGTCAAAATCCAGCGAATCCGCTCCATGGGAACGACCGTTGCCCAGACCTATGTATAAGGCTGATTTTCCTAAACGTATCGCCATAGTGCGCTCATCAGGAATTTATATCCCTACTAAAGAATTATCAGCCAAAGCCATCAATTATCTCAAGCGTCTGGCGGCGTTCAAAAATCCGGAATTTTATGCGAAACTCGGAATGCGACTGCATGTCTATAATCTTCCACGCATAATATCATGCTCGGAGATAACTGACGATTATCTCATTGTGCCAAGAGGTTGTGAAGAGTCTGCCATAGATTTCCTCAGAGAAAATAATGTGGATGTTGAGATTCAGGATAAGGCAAATCCGGGATTGCCTATTGCAGTCGAATTCAACGGTCAGTTGTATTCTGAGCAAGAACAAGCTATTGAGGAACTTGCTCGGCATCGTTGTGGAACTCTGTATGCCACAACAGCCTTTGGCAAAACCGTTACCGCCGCTGCTATGATAGCACGGAAGAAAGTCAACACCCTGATACTGGTACACACTAAAGCTCTGCTCGAACAATGGCGAAAACGTCTATCGGAATACCTGATAACAGATTTTCGACCAGAGGAACAACATAAAGGTCGTGGCCGGCGTAAGAAATTCCAACAATTCGGAGCATTGTCATCTACTGAGAACACACTCAATGGCAAAATTGACATTGCTCTACTGCAATCGTGCATCAACGACAATGAGGTAAAACCGTTTGTGCGCGAGTATGGTATGGTGATAGTCGATGAATGCCATCATACGCCGGCGTTCAACTTTGAGCGCGTTCTCCGTGAGGTGAACGCCCATTATGTCTATGGTCTTACCGCTACGCCTATACGCAAGGATGGTCATCAGCCAATTATTTTCATGCAATGCGGCGAAATACGCTATACGGCCGATTCAAAGGCTCAGCAGGTTCAACAATCATTCCAGCGACTCCTTATCCCACGTTTCACTTCTTACCGCAATCTCAATGCCGATGGCAGCAACTACGCTCAGATCCTTGATGAGTTAATCGAAAACGAATCGCGAAATAAGCTCATACTGGATGATGTCGCAGCCAATCTCGCTGAAGGGCGCACTCCGATAATTCTTACTGCACGCACGGCTCACGTTGACATTCTTACTGAACAATGCAGCAAAATTTGCCCGAATGTAATACGACTCGTCGGCAATGACTCCGCAAAAGCCAAGCGAGAGGTAATGTCCCGACTGAACGATATTCCGGCAAATGAGCCATTGATTGTTGTCGCCACTGGTAAATACGTCGGAGAAGGCTTCGACCTTCCGCGGCTCGACACTCTGATGCTTGCACTCCCCGTGTCATGGAAAGGCCTGATTGCGCAGTATACTGGACGATTACACCGCAATTATCCCGGTAAAAACGAAACTCGTATATACGACTATATCGACCTGCGCGTTCCGGTCTGTGACTCGATGTACCGCAAGCGTCTTCATGGTTACAAAGCGGTAGGTTATTCCATCGCTGTCGCTAATGAAGGGCTGTTTGCCGAAACTGCTACCGAGGCCATCTTCGACGCAGTGAACTTTGAGCAGCCATTCCATACAGACTTCGCATCAGCCAAACGGAGTATAGTAATATCGACAACACGTCTGCGCTGGATCCGGACACCTCGTGTCATCGACCTACTGGCCGCCACCTCACTACGCGGTGTCAGTATCACCATCGTCATCTCTGAAACAGGTCATCGAGAAGCCGAACTTCAGGCGATGGGCTTCAACATCATTAACAGGCCGGAATGCAGGATGCAATGCGCCATCATCGACCAACGTATCGGCTGGTACGGCAGCGTCAACCTGGTCGGTCGTTCCCTTGCCGACACCAACGTTATCCGCATGGTCTCATCTGATTTGGCGAATGCCTTAATGGATGCTTTGAGGCTGTGA
- a CDS encoding ATP-binding protein, which translates to MPLTKDEIRSLLSDIENERVERTLSTDNTKKMSEAICSFANDIRNTKKPGYFLIGADDNGNLDGQTFTDEQLRSYAGLRNSGTLLPPPAMMVYKETFPDGEVAVIEVQPSEDTPVRYKGVIWIRIGARKAEANTEEERILTEKGQIHSSSFDGSPCREATIDNIDVELFKNEYLPKAVSPATLAKDKRTPIQQMASLRLFDTRFNCPTYAGILLLGHDPQYFIPGAYIQYVKFAGTNRATKVLKENRFKGNLISMLKELEYFIKYSIENKRPEFVSVLREEPRINYPWEAIRELAMNAVMHRAYNGNNSPIKFYEYSDRIEIDNPGNLYGKVNLENFPNETDYRNPNIAEIMMNLGYVNRFGSGVNTVSALLEENKSNPAEFLLGDYTTFKVVVQNADVIENGTDVIEKKPTVIVNTAESGTNVTNDVTNDVTNDVTNNVINDTDIRKEVVIELMRKNKRVSVTQIAKELNVTRRTIFRIIDVLKSENRIKRVGDLKSGTWEVIE; encoded by the coding sequence ATGCCTCTGACAAAAGATGAAATACGGTCGCTTTTAAGCGATATTGAGAATGAGCGCGTGGAACGTACGTTATCCACCGACAACACCAAGAAAATGTCGGAGGCTATCTGCTCATTTGCCAATGACATCCGCAACACGAAGAAGCCGGGCTATTTTCTTATCGGTGCTGATGATAATGGGAATCTCGACGGGCAGACTTTCACTGATGAGCAGCTGCGTTCATACGCAGGACTTCGTAATTCCGGAACGCTTCTCCCTCCACCGGCGATGATGGTCTACAAAGAGACGTTTCCTGATGGCGAAGTTGCGGTTATTGAAGTTCAGCCAAGCGAAGACACCCCGGTCAGATATAAAGGCGTGATCTGGATTAGGATAGGAGCGAGGAAAGCGGAAGCGAACACGGAGGAGGAACGCATCCTGACCGAAAAAGGACAGATACATAGTTCTTCTTTCGATGGTAGCCCATGCCGCGAGGCTACAATTGACAACATTGATGTCGAACTGTTCAAGAATGAATATCTGCCTAAAGCTGTCTCTCCGGCAACATTGGCCAAGGATAAACGCACGCCTATTCAGCAGATGGCATCGTTGCGACTTTTCGACACACGGTTTAATTGCCCGACCTACGCCGGGATACTTCTGCTCGGCCACGATCCTCAATATTTCATTCCCGGCGCATACATTCAGTATGTTAAGTTTGCCGGGACTAACCGTGCAACAAAGGTCCTGAAAGAAAACCGCTTCAAGGGCAATCTTATTTCGATGTTGAAGGAACTGGAATATTTCATCAAGTATTCAATCGAGAACAAGCGACCAGAGTTTGTCAGTGTGCTACGCGAGGAACCACGTATCAATTATCCGTGGGAAGCAATTCGTGAGCTCGCCATGAATGCCGTGATGCACCGCGCCTATAACGGCAACAATTCCCCGATAAAATTCTACGAGTATAGCGACCGCATAGAGATTGACAATCCGGGCAACTTATATGGCAAAGTTAACTTGGAGAACTTCCCCAATGAAACCGACTATCGCAACCCCAACATAGCTGAGATAATGATGAATCTCGGTTATGTCAACCGTTTCGGCAGCGGTGTAAATACCGTTTCGGCACTTCTTGAAGAGAACAAAAGTAATCCTGCCGAGTTCCTTCTCGGTGATTATACCACATTCAAAGTGGTTGTCCAAAACGCCGATGTCATAGAAAATGGCACCGATGTCATAGAAAAAAAGCCTACTGTCATAGTAAATACAGCAGAAAGTGGTACCAATGTCACTAATGATGTCACTAATGATGTCACCAATGATGTCACCAATAATGTCATCAATGATACTGATATCCGTAAAGAGGTGGTTATTGAATTGATGAGAAAAAATAAGCGGGTTAGTGTGACTCAAATCGCTAAGGAATTAAATGTTACACGAAGAACAATATTTAGAATCATTGATGTGTTGAAATCGGAAAACCGTATCAAACGTGTTGGAGATTTAAAGTCCGGCACATGGGAAGTCATTGAATAA
- a CDS encoding tyrosine-type recombinase/integrase, which yields MVNISLELEDGSLIWHCKNYFLFSYYCAGIRAADLIQLRWRNVTENGRLHYQMGKNHKDRDLLLVDQALDILRYYHNDDINPDDYIFPLLDNDAPFAKFVTQADKDRMKPELRHQLYQQISAKNALINKYLKKIAEKAEITTNLTMHISRHAFAHIAQEAGAESSAIKNILGHSNLATTERYMGSFDTSKTDNTLRTLFKKKAAPKHTQQEEADVAMTKEEQAIQLLKGMTPEQIMAVISAINK from the coding sequence TTGGTAAATATCTCACTCGAATTGGAAGATGGGTCGTTGATATGGCACTGCAAGAATTATTTCCTGTTCAGCTACTATTGCGCCGGGATCCGTGCCGCCGACCTGATTCAGCTCCGTTGGCGTAACGTCACTGAGAATGGTAGGTTGCACTACCAAATGGGCAAGAACCACAAAGACCGAGACCTTTTGCTTGTTGATCAGGCCTTGGATATACTTCGGTATTATCATAATGATGATATCAATCCGGATGATTATATCTTCCCCTTGCTTGACAATGATGCCCCGTTTGCAAAATTTGTCACTCAAGCTGATAAGGACAGAATGAAGCCAGAGTTACGTCACCAGCTTTACCAACAGATTTCAGCCAAGAACGCCCTCATAAATAAGTATCTGAAAAAGATTGCGGAGAAGGCAGAAATCACAACGAATCTTACTATGCACATCAGCCGTCATGCTTTTGCCCACATTGCACAGGAGGCAGGCGCCGAAAGTTCTGCCATAAAGAATATCCTCGGGCATAGTAACCTCGCCACTACCGAACGATATATGGGAAGCTTTGACACCTCCAAAACCGACAACACCCTGCGAACTCTGTTCAAAAAGAAGGCAGCGCCCAAGCATACACAGCAAGAAGAAGCAGATGTTGCAATGACGAAAGAGGAGCAGGCCATCCAATTACTAAAGGGTATGACCCCGGAACAAATCATGGCTGTGATTTCAGCAATAAACAAATAA